Below is a genomic region from Mycolicibacter hiberniae.
GGAAGCACCGACAACACCGCCGAGGCCGCCCGGAGCGCGGGCGGCTACGTGGTGCGCCATCCGATCAACCTCGGCCAGGGCGCCGCCATCCAGACCGGCGTCGAGTTTGCGCGCGCCCAGCCGGGCGCCCGGCTTTTCGCCACGTTCGACGCGGACGGCCAGCACCGGGTGGGCGACCTGGTGCGCCTGGTCGACCGTCTCGACACCGCCGGCCTGGACATCGTGATCGGCACCCGGTTTGCCGCTCCCGCTGCCGCCACGACGGTGCCGCCGCTCAAACGGCTGGTGCTGCGCGCCGCGGTGGTCCTCAGTCCGCGAATCCGCCGGCTGGGACTCTCCGACGCCCACAACGGGCTGCGGGTGTTCAACCGC
It encodes:
- a CDS encoding glycosyltransferase family 2 protein, producing the protein MFSDIDNRYPDVWIIVPAFNEATVVGDVIAGIRAVFDFVVCVDDGSTDNTAEAARSAGGYVVRHPINLGQGAAIQTGVEFARAQPGARLFATFDADGQHRVGDLVRLVDRLDTAGLDIVIGTRFAAPAAATTVPPLKRLVLRAAVVLSPRIRRLGLSDAHNGLRVFNRRVADRLDLTMTGMSHAGEFIALIAENRWRVGEEPVEVLYTDYSKSKGQPLLNGVNILFDGLLRRRMSR